The following are encoded together in the Perca flavescens isolate YP-PL-M2 chromosome 22, PFLA_1.0, whole genome shotgun sequence genome:
- the gpr141 gene encoding probable G-protein coupled receptor 141, which produces MNSTINSTATTSMMTSTSLLTTSKPPANDTNKYYTVLLVIYSVVLFCGTISLSLMIHIMKSSTTSITSIAVLNLIFTHFVFLITVPFRIHYYATNDWALGPAWCKVVSGMIHIHMYMSFIFYVIILITRLMTFYLEAEQVASFQKIHALLVSAVVWIVVLSVGPCIIYFTYGKKWDTNNTTSVRHCFKFGTDIESSHAKVFNYIISTVIIVVATVLTALQANVLRVLYRKHHQGCTSQQDFGAQLNSLCFALIMVICFIPYHMFRLYYIQHINLQDFNEVLLSLTTFNCLDMLTFLGRRSCYTCFPTVVQNAFRSY; this is translated from the coding sequence ATGAATTCCACAATAAATTCTACGGCCACAACCTCCATGATGACCTCCACCTCCCTACTCACAACCTCAAAGCCGCCGGCTAATGATACAAATAAATACTATACAGTCCTTCTGGTCATATACTCTGTGGTTCTGTTCTGTGGTACCATCAGCCTGAGCCTGATGATACACATCATGAAGTCCAGCACCACATCCATAACCTCCATCGCTGTACTCAACCTCATCTTCACCCACTTCGTCTTCCTTATCACTGTGCCCTTTAGGATTCACTACTACGCCACTAATGACTGGGCCCTGGGCCCTGCATGGTGTAAAGTGGTCAGCGGCATGATCCACATCCACATGTACATGTCTTTTATCTTCTATGTGATCATCCTCATTACGCGCCTTATGACGTTCTACCTCGAAGCTGAGCAGGTGGCCTCCTTCCAGAAGATTCATGCACTCCTtgtcagtgctgtggtgtggatAGTGGTGCTTTCTGTGGGCCCTTGCATTATCTATTTTACCTATGGCAAAAAATGGGACACCAACAATACCACCAGTGTGAGACACTGCTTCAAGTTTGGCACTGACATTGAGTCTAGTCATGCCAAGGTGTTCAACTACATCATAAGCACAGTCATCATAGTGGTGGCCACGGTGCTGACAGCCCTCCAAGCCAATGTCCTAAGGGTTTTATACAGGAAGCACCACCAGGGATGCACCTCTCAGCAGGACTTTGGGGCTCAGCTGAACAGCCTGTGCTTTGCTCTCATCATGGTGATCTGCTTCATTCCCTACCACATGTTCCGGCTTTATTACATACAACACATCAATCTGCAGGATTTCAATGAGGTGCTTCTGAGTTTGACCACCTTTAATTGTTTGGACATGCTCACCTTCTTGGGGAGGAGAAGCTGCTACACATGCTTCCCAACAGTGGTACAAAACGCATTTAGATCTTATTAA